In Capsicum annuum cultivar UCD-10X-F1 chromosome 7, UCD10Xv1.1, whole genome shotgun sequence, one genomic interval encodes:
- the LOC107868122 gene encoding prostatic spermine-binding protein, with protein sequence MEVNSFSYDVEAFGKIVMNSVLEAAVAESLLVAQRSVTCLLMVTGCLLKDGAPLLEFITPDRRFPFAALNQKNETCPENKDGSDTENDDEDEDGDAEDQDDDDDDDANDEDFSGEEGGDDDDDDEGPEEDPATNGNEGSDDDDDDEDGDDDEGDDDEEEEEGEDEDEEEDQPPAKKRK encoded by the exons atggaggtgaacagtttcAGCTATGATGTAGAAGCTTTTGGGAAAATAGTTATGAACTCTGTTCTTGAAGCTGCTGTTGCTGAGAGCCTTTTGGTTGCTCAGAGATCTGTTACTTGTCTACTCATGGTG ACGGGCTGTTTGCTGAAGGATGGTGCTCCATTGTTGGAGTTTATAACCCCCGATAGAAG GTTTCCCTTTGCGGCGCTTAATCAAAAGAATGAAACTTGTCCTGAGAACAAAGATGGCAGTGATACAGAGAATGATGATGAAGACGAAGATGGAGATGCTGAGGAccaggatgatgatgatgatgatgatgcaaacGATGAAGATTTCTCCGGTGAAGAAGGGGGAGATGACGACGACGATGATGAAGGTCCCGAGGAGGATCCTGCGACTAATGGCAATGAAGGGAGCGATGACGACGACGATGATGAGGATGGTGATGATGACGAAGGAGATGACgatgaggaagaggaagagggAGAAGATGAGGATGAAGAGGAGGATCAACCACCTGCTAAGAAGAGAAAGTGA
- the LOC107869766 gene encoding F-box protein At5g07610-like: MLCRKINSFKMAISIPKILHQVNKMPKTKKKITSFSANVLFSNEELLSEILLRVPVKSLLRCKCVSRKWLSLICSPHFTRLRIPRPHPASGIFLYHCSFLTNPFHKFVSFSLENPIPVPLQKFPFLRHDDSHRIFISQSCNGLLLCRTFHNPFMFNESYYIINPTTQQFTTLPKPSSGDVVGMSLAFDPLKSPYYKVICLQISEIEPANYQIEIYSSELKKWRVSGPPFPRDYDISFNYGLVYWNGAIYISCNQCFNVEQEKFEKVPILEVQEDHRIVYFGESYGHLHLIQVNRHNLALYNIYEMNHDGTGWFLKYEVNVEDVVLAFPHMIRRYLETTDFHYYAMNVLNVVRGEKEEDTLILHIPEKALLRYNLVDKSFYKLCDFDTGIHAEESDDEQLAVCLDFGRSSTYQYIESTYCW; this comes from the coding sequence ATGTTATGCAGAAAAATAAACAGCTTTAAAATGGCCATTTCAATCCCAAAAATTCTACACCAAGTTAACAAAATGCCAAAGACCAAAAAGAAGATCACATCATTTTCTGCAAATGTACTGTTTTCTAATGAAGAACTATTGTCAGAAATCCTCCTTCGTGTACCCGTAAAATCACTCCTTCGATGCAAATGTGTATCTCGAAAATGGCTTTCTTTAATCTGTAGTCCTCACTTTACGCGTCTCAGAATCCCCCGTCCCCACCCTGCTAGTGGCATTTTTTTGTACCATTGTTCATTTTTAACCAACCCTTTTCATAAGTTTGTGTCTTTTAGCCTGGAAAATCCAATTCCAGTACCATTACAAAAGTTTCCTTTTCTACGACACGATGACTCTCATAGAATCTTTATCTCGCAATCTTGCAATGGCCTTTTGCTCTGTCGCACATTTCATAATCCTTTCATGTTTAACGAAAGCTACTACATCATCAACCCGACTACTCAACAATTCACCACACTTCCTAAGCCATCTTCAGGCGATGTTGTTGGGATGAGTTTAGCCTTTGATCCATTGAAATCACCATATTATAAAGTTATCTGTCTCCAAATTTCTGAAATTGAACCCGCGAACTATCAGATTGAGATTTACTCATCTGAACTTAAGAAATGGAGAGTTTCCGGTCCACCTTTTCCTAGAGATTACGATATAAGTTTCAACTACGGACTAGTTTACTGGAACGGAGCTATTTATATCTCATGTAACCAGTGTTTCAACGTGgaacaagaaaagtttgaaaaggtTCCTATTCTTGAAGTCCAGGAGGATCACAGGATCGTCTATTTCGGGGAGTCTTATGGCCATTTGCATCTTATACAAGTGAATCGCCATAACTTAGCTTTGTACAACATCTACGAGATGAATCATGATGGTACAGGGTGGTTCTTGAAGTACGAGGTGAATGTTGAAGATGTTGTGTTGGCATTTCCTCATATGATTCGACGATACCTTGAGACTACAGATTTTCATTACTATGCTATGAATGTGTTAAATGTTGTAAGGGgagagaaagaagaggatacaTTGATCTTGCATATACCTGAAAAGGCCCTACTACGTTACAACTTGGTGGATAAGTCATTCTATAAGCTTTGTGATTTTGACACTGGCATTCATGCTGAGGAATCTGATGATGAACAACTTGCTGTATGTTTGGATTTTGGTAGATCAAGCACTTACCAGTACATTGAATCTACCTATTGTTGGTAA
- the LOC107868121 gene encoding triphosphate tunnel metalloenzyme 3 isoform X1 yields MEVEVKLRLPDSTAHQKVLSLLSPYHKKTHHQLNTFFDGAAGELSSQRAVLRLRFYENLKGKRVIADSVTPVEEESKIGYESVSDPSKRAKEEENVKCMVCIKGKAVIVNGVSRVEEDEEELDSKIGYEFVDHPRKLTEVENSRVLKRAKEEFQVGEGGFIGLGGFRNARNVFEWNGVVLEVDETKYDFGTCYEIECESSEPEKVKEMIETLLKENGIDYSYSKVSKFATFRAGKLP; encoded by the exons ATGGAAGTCGAAGTAAAACTCCGATTACCAGACTCCACCGCACATCAAAAAGTTCTCTCACTTCTCTCCCCGTACCACAAGAAGACACATCATCAGCTTAACACTTTCTTCGACGGCGCTGCCGGCGAATTAAGCTCGCAACGGGCAGTTCTACGCCTCCGATTCTACGAGAATCTCAAGGGTAAAAGGGTAATTGCTGACAGTGTTACTCCAGTTGAAGAGGAATCGAAAATTGGATATGAAAGTGTTAGTGATCCGAGTAAAAGGGCTAAAGAGGAAGAGAATGTGAAATGCATGGTGTGTATCAAGGGTAAAGCTGTAATTGTTAACGGCGTTAGTCGAGTAGAAGAGGATGAAGAGGAATTAGATTCGAAAATCGGGTATGAATTTGTTGATCATCCAAGGAAATTGACGGAGGTGGAAAATTCTAGGGTTTTGAAAAGGGCAAAAGAGGAATTTCAAGTTGGGGAAGGAGGGTTTATTGGATTGGGAGGGTTTAGGAATGCGAGGAATGTGTTTGAGTGGAATGGTGTGGTGTTGGAGGTTGATGAGACTAAGTATGACTTTGGGACTTGTTATGAGATTGAATGTGAAAGTTCGGAGCCAGAGAAAGTTAAGGAGATGATTGAGACGCTGTTGAAGGAGAATGGGATTGATTATAGCTATTCAAAAGTGTCAAAGTTTGCGACTTTTCGGGCCGGAAAGTTGCCTTA G
- the LOC107868121 gene encoding triphosphate tunnel metalloenzyme 3 isoform X2: MEVEVKLRLPDSTAHQKVLSLLSPYHKKTHHQLNTFFDGAAGELSSQRAVLRLRFYENLKGKRVIADSVTPVEEESKIGYESVSDPSKRAKEEENVKCMVCIKGKAVIVNGVSRVEEDEEELDSKIGYEFVDHPRKLTEVENSRVLKRAKEEFQVGEGGFIGLGGFRNARNVFEWNGVVLEVDETKYDFGTCYEIECESSEPEKVKEMIETLLKENGIDYSYSKVSKFATFRAGKLP; encoded by the coding sequence ATGGAAGTCGAAGTAAAACTCCGATTACCAGACTCCACCGCACATCAAAAAGTTCTCTCACTTCTCTCCCCGTACCACAAGAAGACACATCATCAGCTTAACACTTTCTTCGACGGCGCTGCCGGCGAATTAAGCTCGCAACGGGCAGTTCTACGCCTCCGATTCTACGAGAATCTCAAGGGTAAAAGGGTAATTGCTGACAGTGTTACTCCAGTTGAAGAGGAATCGAAAATTGGATATGAAAGTGTTAGTGATCCGAGTAAAAGGGCTAAAGAGGAAGAGAATGTGAAATGCATGGTGTGTATCAAGGGTAAAGCTGTAATTGTTAACGGCGTTAGTCGAGTAGAAGAGGATGAAGAGGAATTAGATTCGAAAATCGGGTATGAATTTGTTGATCATCCAAGGAAATTGACGGAGGTGGAAAATTCTAGGGTTTTGAAAAGGGCAAAAGAGGAATTTCAAGTTGGGGAAGGAGGGTTTATTGGATTGGGAGGGTTTAGGAATGCGAGGAATGTGTTTGAGTGGAATGGTGTGGTGTTGGAGGTTGATGAGACTAAGTATGACTTTGGGACTTGTTATGAGATTGAATGTGAAAGTTCGGAGCCAGAGAAAGTTAAGGAGATGATTGAGACGCTGTTGAAGGAGAATGGGATTGATTATAGCTATTCAAAAGTGTCAAAGTTTGCGACTTTTCGGGCCGGAAAGTTGCCTTAG